Proteins from a genomic interval of Stigmatopora nigra isolate UIUO_SnigA chromosome 19, RoL_Snig_1.1, whole genome shotgun sequence:
- the LOC144212950 gene encoding uncharacterized protein LOC144212950 isoform X3 — translation MTRGFEDISMATVSSIYSFSMAFILVWDRRGCWILLQVIFSCGPNGIPDEPGSYPSQSQGAWMDLDLIPANHWSDPELVANKGIQEVVHPFLWWSIKVMAKQDQRELVPLRQGWDGGGPSSFTHAS, via the exons ATGACACGAGGCTTTGAAGACATCTCTATGGCAACCGTGTCATCCatctattcattttcaatggcctTTATCCTTGTCTGGGATagacgggggtgctggatcctactTCAGGTGATATTCAGCTGTGGACCAAATGG GATCCCGGATGAACCTGGATcttatcccagccaatcacaaggggCGTGGATGGACCTGGatcttatcccagccaaccactgGTCAgatcctgaattggttgccaacaAAG gcatCCAAGAAGTTGTACATCCTTTTCTTTGGTGGTCCATCAAGGTCATGGCAAAGCAAGACCAGAGGGAACTGGTGCCCCTCAGACAAG GATGGGATGGTGGGGGTCCGTCCAGCTTCACCCATGCTTCTTGA
- the LOC144212950 gene encoding uncharacterized protein LOC144212950 isoform X4: MKNHILIPDEPGSYPSQSQGAWMDLDLIPANHWSDPELVANKGIQEVVHPFLWWSIKVMAKQDQRELVPLRQGWDGGGPSSFTHAS, encoded by the exons ATGAAGAAccatatttt GATCCCGGATGAACCTGGATcttatcccagccaatcacaaggggCGTGGATGGACCTGGatcttatcccagccaaccactgGTCAgatcctgaattggttgccaacaAAG gcatCCAAGAAGTTGTACATCCTTTTCTTTGGTGGTCCATCAAGGTCATGGCAAAGCAAGACCAGAGGGAACTGGTGCCCCTCAGACAAG GATGGGATGGTGGGGGTCCGTCCAGCTTCACCCATGCTTCTTGA